One Mesorhizobium sp. J428 DNA segment encodes these proteins:
- a CDS encoding hydantoinase B/oxoprolinase family protein, with protein MDGVELQILWSNMIGIVSEQARALQRIAFSPIVREAGDLANGLFDARARMVAQAVTGTPGHINSLAAAAANLLKHVDASSLKPGDVLITNDPWMSAGHFFDITVLSPIFRGQKLIGYAGSTIHHTDIGGYGIGSGARDIHEEGLWIPVLKLYEAGVRNETLFAMITRNVRTPDALLGDLGAQVSSGLIASQRLNALCDRYGLDDIEALSDEIITRSENATRDSIRTLPGGTFHGESTFDVPGGDRITLKTAVTIDNRAGEITVDFTGSSGRSPRGINVVPAYTQAYATFAIRSTLNPDLPNNAGSLAPIKLKLPDNCIVNATYPSPVNARHVVGMSVPFPILNALSQVVPDKVVAEGSGAVWTVQIQGRDEEGRPFTSSMFNYSGGMGARAGKPGISAVCYPTGVSAVPVEVLEAAYPIVFTCKELERGSGGAGLQPGGDGQRIGFRMRTTQPWLLNTVPSRLSEAPQGLDGGAPGRAGQFLVNGKPVVLSGKTDMKAGDEITMITPGGGGFGALKAAKVA; from the coding sequence ATGGACGGCGTAGAACTCCAGATCCTCTGGTCGAACATGATCGGGATCGTCTCGGAACAGGCGCGCGCGCTGCAGCGCATTGCTTTCTCGCCGATCGTGCGCGAGGCGGGCGATCTCGCCAACGGCCTGTTCGATGCCCGCGCCCGCATGGTGGCGCAGGCCGTCACCGGTACTCCCGGCCACATCAACTCGCTGGCGGCCGCCGCCGCCAACCTGCTCAAGCATGTCGACGCGTCGAGCCTTAAGCCCGGCGATGTGCTGATCACCAACGATCCGTGGATGTCGGCCGGCCACTTCTTCGACATCACCGTTCTCTCGCCGATCTTCCGCGGCCAGAAGCTGATCGGCTATGCCGGCTCGACCATCCACCATACCGACATCGGCGGCTACGGCATCGGCTCCGGCGCGCGCGACATCCATGAGGAAGGCCTCTGGATCCCCGTGCTCAAGCTCTACGAGGCGGGCGTGCGCAACGAGACGCTGTTCGCGATGATCACCCGCAATGTCCGAACGCCGGACGCACTGCTCGGCGACCTCGGCGCGCAGGTCTCCTCCGGCCTCATCGCCTCGCAGCGCCTCAACGCGCTCTGCGACCGCTACGGGCTGGACGACATCGAGGCGCTCTCCGACGAGATCATCACGCGTTCGGAGAACGCGACGCGGGATTCGATCCGCACCCTGCCGGGCGGCACCTTCCATGGCGAGTCGACCTTCGACGTGCCCGGCGGCGACCGGATCACGCTGAAGACCGCGGTCACCATCGACAACAGGGCGGGCGAAATCACCGTCGATTTCACCGGCTCGTCCGGCCGCAGCCCGCGCGGCATCAACGTCGTGCCGGCCTATACGCAGGCCTATGCGACCTTCGCCATCCGCTCGACGCTCAATCCGGACCTGCCGAACAATGCCGGCTCGCTCGCGCCGATCAAGCTCAAGCTGCCGGACAACTGCATCGTCAACGCGACTTACCCGTCGCCCGTGAATGCACGCCACGTGGTCGGCATGTCCGTTCCGTTCCCGATCCTCAACGCCCTGTCGCAGGTTGTGCCCGACAAAGTCGTGGCCGAGGGCTCCGGTGCGGTGTGGACCGTGCAGATCCAGGGTCGGGACGAGGAGGGACGTCCCTTCACCTCGTCGATGTTCAACTATTCCGGCGGCATGGGCGCGCGTGCCGGCAAGCCGGGCATCTCCGCGGTCTGCTACCCCACCGGCGTGTCGGCGGTCCCGGTCGAGGTGCTGGAGGCTGCCTATCCCATCGTCTTCACCTGCAAGGAACTCGAGCGCGGCTCCGGCGGCGCAGGCCTGCAGCCAGGCGGCGATGGCCAGCGCATCGGCTTCCGCATGCGAACCACGCAGCCGTGGCTGCTGAACACGGTGCCCAGCCGCCTCAGCGAGGCGCCGCAGGGTCTCGACGGCGGCGCGCCCGGCCGCGCCGGCCAGTTCCTCGTCAACGGCAAGCCGGTCGTGCTCTCGGGCAAGACCGACATGAAGGCCGGCGACGAGATCACCATGATCACGCCCGGCGGCGGCGGCTTCGGCGCGCTGAAGGCGGCCAAGGTCGCCTGA
- a CDS encoding cupin domain-containing protein, which yields MSELQPFRMPVKWEDLPRFPVREHISRAGFRGEDVLLVMNWLEKGMTLGMHKHPFEQIAVILTGRMRWTVGDETFEVGAGEVLRVPPDVMHGGIPISDEVVMNLDIFCPIRKDYLEIVDHQAADFPPVES from the coding sequence ATGAGTGAACTGCAACCCTTCCGTATGCCGGTCAAATGGGAAGACCTGCCGCGCTTCCCGGTGCGCGAGCATATCAGCCGGGCCGGCTTTCGCGGCGAGGACGTGCTGCTGGTCATGAACTGGCTGGAAAAGGGCATGACGCTCGGCATGCACAAGCATCCCTTCGAGCAGATCGCCGTGATCCTGACCGGCCGCATGCGCTGGACCGTCGGCGACGAGACCTTCGAGGTCGGCGCGGGGGAAGTGCTTCGCGTGCCGCCCGACGTGATGCACGGCGGCATCCCGATCTCGGACGAGGTCGTGATGAATCTCGACATCTTCTGCCCGATCCGGAAGGATTATCTCGAGATCGTCGACCACCAGGCCGCCGACTTCCCGCCCGTGGAGAGCTGA
- a CDS encoding HpcH/HpaI aldolase/citrate lyase family protein has protein sequence MGFPAVHADLAPAIRRGALHLSTFCQLPDPNAIEALAKTKLDSFILDMQHGMFDEAAVVASVAAAALEGKPAFVRLPVDCGGLASRVLDFGAIGVVCPMVNTVADAERLVSYTKFPPVGFRSWGPRRAIPISGLNGPGYLAKANELNLAIAMIETRQALDNLDAILAVPGIDGVFVGPSDLSVSLSSGATLDSPDVSPALDYVAARARAAGKFAGVFAISSAYATDCIARGYSFIALMQDALFMQQAADAAVTAVRGKAA, from the coding sequence ATGGGCTTTCCCGCGGTCCATGCCGACCTCGCCCCGGCCATCCGCCGCGGCGCGCTTCACCTGTCGACCTTCTGCCAGTTGCCCGATCCCAACGCGATCGAGGCGCTTGCGAAGACGAAGCTCGATTCCTTCATCCTCGACATGCAGCACGGCATGTTCGACGAGGCCGCCGTCGTCGCAAGCGTTGCCGCCGCCGCGCTTGAAGGCAAGCCGGCTTTCGTGCGTCTGCCGGTCGATTGCGGCGGGCTCGCTTCGCGGGTGCTCGATTTCGGCGCGATCGGCGTCGTCTGCCCGATGGTCAATACGGTCGCGGACGCGGAACGGCTGGTGTCCTACACCAAGTTCCCGCCTGTCGGCTTCCGCAGCTGGGGACCACGCCGCGCGATCCCGATATCTGGCCTGAACGGCCCTGGCTACCTCGCCAAGGCCAATGAGCTGAACCTTGCAATCGCCATGATCGAGACCCGGCAAGCGCTGGACAACCTCGACGCGATCCTCGCCGTGCCCGGTATCGACGGTGTCTTCGTCGGCCCGTCGGATCTGTCGGTCTCGCTGTCGAGTGGCGCAACGCTCGACAGCCCCGACGTGTCGCCGGCGCTGGACTATGTCGCTGCTCGCGCCCGGGCGGCGGGCAAGTTCGCGGGCGTCTTCGCGATCAGCTCGGCCTACGCCACCGACTGCATCGCGCGCGGCTATTCCTTCATCGCGCTGATGCAGGATGCGCTGTTCATGCAGCAGGCTGCCGACGCAGCCGTCACGGCCGTGCGGGGCAAGGCGGCATGA
- a CDS encoding 3-keto-5-aminohexanoate cleavage protein, with the protein MTRPVILTACVNGGRPDAAELNPNLPVSPEAIAAAVAEAAKLGAAVAHIHVRDPATGLPSNDIGLWHETVGLIRAAGTNILLNLSASMDGLLVLDDAAGFAPAEDTTLRPAAGRADHVLALTPEIGTIDCGTFALGQAIHVARMGDLREMARLYGEKGIRAEVECFDFGHLEVARKLAAEGAFGPTPFMQICLGTGYGGAPATPAALAAMHERIPDGAVWAAFAAGEDNLWVMREAVAGGGHVRAGLEDALFDAAGKPTTNAALLTSAVETIRSAGGRPATPAEARAILGLPARA; encoded by the coding sequence ATGACGCGCCCGGTCATCCTGACCGCCTGCGTCAACGGCGGACGGCCCGATGCGGCGGAGCTCAACCCGAACCTGCCGGTGAGCCCCGAAGCCATCGCCGCGGCGGTCGCCGAGGCGGCGAAGCTGGGCGCGGCGGTGGCCCACATCCACGTCCGCGATCCGGCAACGGGCCTGCCCTCGAACGACATCGGCCTCTGGCACGAGACCGTCGGTCTGATCCGCGCCGCCGGCACTAACATCCTGCTCAATCTCAGCGCCTCGATGGACGGACTGCTGGTGCTCGACGATGCGGCGGGCTTCGCGCCGGCCGAAGACACCACACTGCGCCCGGCGGCGGGCAGGGCGGACCATGTGCTCGCGCTCACGCCCGAGATCGGCACCATCGACTGCGGCACCTTCGCGCTCGGCCAGGCGATCCACGTCGCGCGTATGGGCGACCTGCGCGAGATGGCACGGCTCTATGGCGAGAAGGGCATCCGCGCCGAGGTCGAATGCTTCGACTTCGGCCATCTGGAGGTCGCCCGCAAACTCGCGGCGGAGGGTGCGTTCGGCCCGACGCCCTTCATGCAGATCTGCCTCGGCACCGGCTATGGCGGCGCGCCCGCGACGCCGGCAGCACTCGCCGCAATGCACGAACGCATTCCCGACGGCGCAGTCTGGGCCGCCTTCGCGGCCGGCGAGGACAATCTCTGGGTCATGCGCGAGGCGGTCGCCGGCGGCGGCCATGTCCGCGCCGGACTGGAAGACGCGCTCTTCGACGCGGCCGGCAAGCCGACCACCAATGCCGCGCTGCTCACGTCCGCCGTGGAGACCATCCGCTCCGCCGGCGGCCGCCCCGCGACGCCTGCGGAGGCGCGAGCCATCCTCGGCTTGCCCGCGCGGGCCTGA
- a CDS encoding AMP-binding protein yields the protein MNPARWLERAALLWPDRPALFRGADAVLDYAGFNARAGSLAAGLAATGIAPGDRVALFLANRTDYLVAMQAIWRIGAVAVPVNAKLHEKEAAYILGHSGARLCFTDADHAGDLAALAPETRIVDMDGPDFSALVTDTPAPALHPTGQNDLVWLFYTSGTTGRPKGVMLTPANIQAMIMSYFADVDAAEAGDAKVYAAPMSHGAGLYQFIYLICGARHVVPASGGFDSDEILDLAGQLGRLCFFAAPTMVRRLVAAAKARSHRGEGIRTIVYGGGPMYLADIRDAMDQFGPRFAQIYGQGETPMTITALTRAAHVEAMEAGWDDAMHSRRLASVGVAQAGCEVAVLGPDEKRLPPGEIGEIAVRGPSVMRGYWNDPAATEAAIRDGWLHTGDMGAMDEAGFLTLHDRSKDVIISGGTNIYPREVEEALLTHPAVAQVSVIGRPDPEWGEVVVACVVLEPGATADAKTLDAHCLTQIARFKRPKDYVWLEDLPKNAYGKVLKTELRSRVQGAGTA from the coding sequence ATGAACCCGGCACGCTGGCTCGAACGCGCCGCCTTGCTCTGGCCCGACCGGCCGGCGCTGTTCCGCGGCGCGGACGCGGTCCTCGACTATGCCGGCTTCAATGCCCGCGCCGGATCGTTGGCCGCCGGTCTCGCGGCGACAGGCATAGCGCCGGGCGACCGCGTCGCGCTCTTCCTCGCCAACCGCACCGATTATCTCGTCGCCATGCAGGCCATCTGGCGGATCGGCGCGGTGGCCGTGCCGGTCAATGCCAAGCTGCATGAGAAGGAGGCCGCCTACATCCTCGGCCATTCCGGCGCGCGGCTCTGTTTCACCGACGCCGACCATGCCGGCGACCTCGCGGCGCTGGCGCCCGAAACGCGCATCGTGGACATGGACGGACCGGATTTCTCTGCACTTGTCACCGACACTCCGGCTCCGGCGCTCCATCCGACCGGCCAGAACGACCTCGTCTGGCTGTTCTACACCTCCGGCACGACCGGCCGGCCGAAGGGCGTAATGCTGACGCCGGCCAACATCCAGGCGATGATCATGAGCTATTTCGCCGACGTCGACGCGGCGGAGGCCGGCGACGCCAAGGTCTACGCCGCACCCATGTCGCACGGGGCGGGCCTCTACCAGTTCATCTACCTGATCTGCGGCGCGCGCCACGTCGTGCCGGCTTCCGGCGGCTTCGACAGCGACGAGATCCTCGACCTCGCCGGACAGCTCGGCCGGCTCTGCTTCTTCGCCGCCCCCACCATGGTCCGCCGCCTCGTCGCTGCTGCGAAGGCGCGGAGCCATCGAGGCGAGGGCATCCGCACGATCGTCTATGGCGGCGGGCCGATGTATCTCGCCGACATCCGCGACGCGATGGACCAGTTCGGCCCCCGCTTCGCCCAGATCTACGGCCAGGGCGAAACGCCGATGACCATTACTGCCCTGACCCGCGCCGCCCATGTCGAGGCCATGGAAGCCGGATGGGACGACGCAATGCACTCGCGCCGCCTTGCCTCGGTCGGCGTCGCCCAGGCAGGCTGCGAGGTTGCCGTGCTCGGACCTGACGAAAAGCGGCTTCCGCCCGGCGAGATCGGCGAGATCGCCGTGCGCGGGCCGTCGGTGATGAGGGGCTACTGGAACGACCCGGCCGCGACCGAAGCCGCCATCCGCGACGGCTGGCTGCATACGGGCGACATGGGCGCGATGGACGAGGCCGGCTTCCTGACCCTGCACGACCGCTCCAAGGACGTGATCATCTCCGGCGGCACCAACATCTATCCGCGCGAGGTCGAGGAAGCGCTGCTGACGCATCCGGCCGTGGCGCAGGTCTCGGTCATCGGCCGCCCCGATCCTGAATGGGGCGAGGTCGTCGTCGCCTGCGTCGTGCTGGAGCCGGGCGCCACCGCCGATGCAAAGACGCTCGACGCCCACTGCCTGACCCAGATTGCCCGCTTCAAGCGGCCGAAGGACTATGTCTGGCTCGAGGACCTGCCGAAGAACGCCTACGGCAAGGTGCTGAAGACCGAACTCCGCTCGCGCGTTCAGGGTGCCGGGACGGCGTGA
- a CDS encoding FAD-dependent monooxygenase: MQAILDFETPTMVLGERTVILGDAAFVARPHVGMGITKAAGDALALARALSGGAANIASALRSFEAQRLPVGTAVVRRARNLGSYMGTQLGDARQRELAERHRQPEAVMAETAVTAGLEVLA; this comes from the coding sequence GTGCAGGCGATCCTCGATTTCGAGACCCCCACGATGGTCCTGGGCGAAAGGACCGTGATCCTGGGAGATGCCGCATTCGTGGCGCGTCCGCATGTCGGCATGGGGATCACCAAGGCCGCGGGCGATGCGCTCGCGCTGGCGCGAGCGCTTTCCGGAGGTGCCGCGAATATCGCGTCGGCGCTGAGGAGTTTCGAGGCGCAGCGCCTGCCGGTCGGTACCGCTGTCGTCCGCCGGGCGCGGAATCTCGGATCCTATATGGGAACGCAGCTCGGCGATGCGCGCCAGCGCGAACTGGCCGAGCGTCATCGCCAGCCAGAGGCGGTGATGGCGGAAACGGCGGTCACTGCCGGTCTGGAGGTGCTCGCATGA
- a CDS encoding ABC transporter ATP-binding protein, whose protein sequence is MNTADAGQFIDIASVNKSFHTRSGDRVDALHDVNLTIAKGSFVTLVGPSGCGKSTLLRLIGGLTSRSDGEIRIGGKAVTGPTGDIGMVFQAPVLLPWRSVFENVTIAADLKRIPVSEARRRAEHYLRLVGLQDFRDKYPGELSGGMQQRVGITRALVHDPDVLLMDEPFAALDAMTRDHLQMELQSLWMQSGKTIVFVTHSIQEAVFLADRVIVLAPRPGRVVDDIEIDLPRPRTLNMINSEAFGAYSQAVRKHFEKDEVRQ, encoded by the coding sequence ATGAACACGGCAGATGCAGGGCAGTTCATCGACATCGCGTCGGTCAACAAGTCCTTTCACACGCGCTCTGGCGATCGCGTCGATGCGCTTCACGACGTCAACCTGACGATCGCTAAGGGATCGTTTGTCACCCTCGTCGGTCCGAGCGGCTGCGGAAAGAGCACATTGCTCAGGCTGATCGGCGGCTTGACCTCGCGGTCCGACGGCGAAATCCGCATCGGCGGCAAGGCGGTGACGGGCCCTACGGGCGACATCGGCATGGTCTTCCAGGCGCCGGTGCTGCTGCCCTGGCGCAGCGTCTTCGAAAACGTGACCATCGCGGCCGACCTGAAGCGCATCCCGGTCTCCGAGGCGCGCCGCCGGGCCGAGCATTACCTCAGGCTCGTCGGCCTCCAGGACTTCAGGGACAAGTATCCGGGCGAGCTTTCGGGCGGCATGCAGCAGCGCGTCGGCATCACGCGTGCGCTCGTTCACGACCCCGACGTGCTGCTGATGGATGAGCCCTTCGCAGCGCTCGACGCGATGACGCGTGATCACCTCCAGATGGAACTGCAGTCGCTCTGGATGCAGAGCGGCAAGACCATCGTCTTCGTCACGCACAGCATCCAGGAAGCGGTGTTCCTCGCCGACCGGGTGATCGTTCTCGCGCCGAGGCCCGGCCGTGTCGTGGACGACATCGAGATCGACCTGCCGCGCCCCCGCACCCTGAACATGATCAACTCCGAGGCCTTCGGGGCCTATTCGCAGGCGGTGCGCAAGCACTTCGAGAAGGACGAGGTGCGGCAATGA
- a CDS encoding ABC transporter permease, with protein sequence MSDTTAGTQMRHEDSSRSLPGWASRIDGITVAAVLILCAFLAVWEWLFVPLTGISPALLPKPSQIAVSLWTGLTAGYLAGDTLITLQEIFAGYLVGAVVGFLLAVPVAEWRAAERILYPYIVAMQAVPKVAIAPLFVVWFGFGMTSKVLIVALITFFPVFVNAVTGLRATPADQLEMLSVYNASRWERFRYLKVQNAAPYIFAGLNVGVTLSVIGAIVAEFVGAQEGIGAAIMRAGFALDTPGVFAAIALLTFIAALASALVQYLGRRLVFWIEASNR encoded by the coding sequence ATGAGCGACACGACGGCGGGTACGCAAATGCGCCACGAAGACAGCTCGCGCTCCCTCCCGGGCTGGGCCAGTCGGATCGACGGGATCACGGTGGCCGCGGTCCTCATTCTCTGCGCCTTTCTGGCGGTCTGGGAATGGTTGTTCGTGCCGCTCACCGGCATAAGTCCAGCGCTTCTTCCCAAGCCGAGCCAGATCGCCGTGTCGCTGTGGACCGGCCTCACCGCCGGCTACCTGGCAGGCGACACGCTGATCACGCTGCAGGAGATATTTGCCGGCTATCTGGTCGGCGCGGTGGTCGGGTTCCTCCTCGCTGTTCCCGTCGCCGAATGGCGCGCCGCCGAGCGGATTCTCTATCCCTACATCGTCGCGATGCAGGCGGTGCCGAAGGTTGCGATAGCGCCTCTCTTCGTCGTCTGGTTCGGTTTCGGCATGACGTCGAAGGTGCTGATCGTCGCGCTGATCACGTTCTTCCCGGTCTTCGTGAACGCCGTCACGGGCCTGCGGGCGACGCCGGCCGATCAGCTCGAAATGCTCAGCGTCTACAATGCGTCACGCTGGGAACGCTTCCGCTACCTGAAGGTCCAGAACGCGGCGCCGTACATCTTCGCCGGGCTCAACGTCGGCGTCACGCTCAGCGTCATCGGCGCCATCGTGGCCGAATTCGTCGGCGCCCAGGAAGGCATCGGCGCCGCCATCATGCGGGCAGGGTTCGCGCTGGATACGCCGGGCGTCTTCGCCGCCATCGCGCTCCTCACCTTCATCGCCGCCCTGGCAAGCGCGCTTGTCCAGTATCTCGGCCGCCGGCTCGTCTTCTGGATCGAGGCCTCCAACCGATAG
- a CDS encoding ABC transporter substrate-binding protein yields MNTILKSITSALLGACMLSAGTGVLAAEDLKKVRIVHGNPVMIPAVFELFIPLAMGWWRDEGYDVDVQFSQGSSAAVQAMIGGSGDIGVMNSTPWIAADTKGLADIRMVAAMKTTSWRILTMTSSNITKPEDLKGKTIGLAVAGSGGAMYLNSLLTKHGIDPQRDVRQAVIGLGPQAYEALKSGTVDASLTFMAEIANFKVLGNDASYFQDDAWLDFPDYSMVATGTALSQDPKMVEALARGVAKAQVFAQANPECVAKIYRKNYGAGRTTTMEQDTEIARLNSEENLIAFRKAGGELRANVSAEGLDKLQNFLLDNKQIPQTIDVSKMMPEDPDFFKKINDFDTNAIVAQAKECPGY; encoded by the coding sequence ATGAACACGATTCTGAAATCCATCACCTCGGCGCTGCTGGGCGCCTGCATGCTCTCGGCCGGAACCGGTGTTCTGGCAGCGGAGGACCTGAAGAAGGTCCGTATCGTCCACGGCAATCCGGTCATGATCCCGGCGGTGTTCGAGCTTTTCATTCCGCTGGCGATGGGCTGGTGGCGCGACGAGGGCTACGACGTCGACGTGCAGTTCTCGCAAGGGTCCTCGGCCGCAGTGCAGGCTATGATCGGTGGATCGGGCGACATCGGCGTGATGAACAGCACGCCGTGGATCGCGGCGGACACCAAGGGCCTCGCCGATATCCGCATGGTCGCGGCGATGAAGACGACGTCCTGGCGCATCCTGACCATGACGTCGAGCAACATCACCAAGCCGGAAGACCTGAAGGGCAAGACCATCGGTCTCGCAGTGGCGGGGTCGGGCGGCGCCATGTACCTCAACTCCTTGCTCACCAAGCACGGGATCGATCCGCAGCGTGACGTGCGCCAGGCTGTCATCGGGCTCGGCCCGCAGGCCTACGAGGCGCTGAAGAGCGGCACCGTCGACGCCAGCCTGACCTTCATGGCGGAGATCGCCAACTTCAAGGTGCTCGGCAACGACGCCAGCTACTTCCAGGACGATGCCTGGCTCGACTTCCCGGACTACAGCATGGTGGCGACGGGCACCGCGCTCTCGCAGGACCCGAAGATGGTCGAGGCGCTCGCGCGCGGCGTCGCGAAGGCGCAGGTCTTCGCCCAGGCCAATCCCGAATGCGTGGCGAAAATCTATCGCAAGAACTACGGCGCCGGCCGCACCACCACGATGGAACAGGACACCGAAATCGCCCGCCTGAACTCGGAGGAGAACCTCATCGCATTCCGTAAGGCCGGCGGCGAGCTGCGCGCCAACGTGTCGGCGGAAGGTCTCGACAAGCTGCAGAATTTCCTGCTGGACAACAAGCAGATCCCGCAGACCATCGATGTCTCGAAGATGATGCCGGAAGATCCGGACTTCTTCAAGAAAATCAACGATTTCGATACAAACGCAATCGTCGCGCAGGCCAAGGAATGCCCGGGCTACTGA
- a CDS encoding VOC family protein: MIHIDHVCLGTQNVYEGSYRLMQETGLGCYEGGWFPKLGLANRIFPTGGDTYIEVESAIDIHAYERGNPAARFFHDQCIEGDVFIGWCARVDTRDEIEAIAKRLGSDVVESGLRQRPDGALGVAVRTPDTIPCWEAGLPNFFYVIDPSKHPGRGQAQFGTVRPTGISWLEVGGTEEAMSDFLGMRASDLGLRFNGRAHGLHAMGIASDAGEIVVRRNVIKGTTGKVEKLDAYI; the protein is encoded by the coding sequence ATGATACATATCGACCATGTCTGCCTCGGAACGCAGAACGTCTACGAGGGATCGTATAGGCTGATGCAGGAAACCGGGCTCGGCTGCTACGAAGGAGGGTGGTTCCCCAAGCTGGGCTTGGCGAACCGCATCTTTCCGACCGGCGGAGACACATATATCGAAGTGGAGAGCGCCATCGACATCCATGCCTACGAACGGGGCAACCCCGCGGCGCGCTTTTTCCATGACCAGTGCATCGAAGGCGACGTGTTCATCGGCTGGTGCGCACGCGTGGACACCCGCGACGAGATCGAGGCGATTGCCAAGCGGCTCGGCTCCGATGTCGTAGAAAGCGGGCTGCGGCAACGACCGGACGGTGCGCTCGGCGTGGCGGTGCGCACCCCCGACACCATTCCCTGCTGGGAGGCTGGCTTGCCGAACTTCTTCTACGTCATCGATCCGTCGAAGCATCCCGGCCGCGGCCAGGCGCAGTTCGGCACCGTGCGGCCCACGGGCATCTCCTGGCTTGAGGTCGGTGGCACCGAGGAGGCAATGAGCGACTTCCTCGGGATGAGGGCATCCGACCTCGGCCTCCGTTTCAATGGCCGCGCGCATGGCCTACATGCGATGGGCATCGCAAGCGACGCCGGCGAGATCGTGGTTCGCCGCAACGTCATCAAGGGCACGACTGGCAAGGTCGAGAAACTCGACGCCTATATCTGA
- a CDS encoding TetR/AcrR family transcriptional regulator gives MNERQAPARKRYAPSERRRMILDGAISFFAEYGLDGSTHLLAKHLGVTQPLIYQYFPSKEDLIDAVYEEVFRGRWSSRWDTLLADRARPLEERLNAFFVQTALSRMHRNGCASISFRVCATLSSTSATIRS, from the coding sequence ATGAACGAACGGCAGGCCCCCGCCCGCAAGCGATATGCGCCGAGCGAACGACGCCGGATGATCCTCGACGGAGCCATTAGCTTCTTCGCGGAATACGGCCTCGACGGCTCGACGCATCTTCTTGCGAAGCACCTCGGCGTGACGCAGCCGCTGATCTATCAGTATTTCCCGAGCAAGGAGGACCTGATCGACGCCGTCTACGAGGAGGTCTTCCGCGGCCGCTGGAGCAGCCGGTGGGACACGCTTCTCGCCGACAGGGCTCGTCCGCTGGAGGAGCGCCTGAATGCGTTCTTTGTCCAGACTGCGCTGTCTCGCATGCACCGGAATGGATGCGCATCTATCTCTTTTCGGGTCTGCGCAACCTTGAGCTCAACAAGCGCTACAATCCGATCATAG
- a CDS encoding amidohydrolase family protein, with protein MTHDLPRLEPGTNRYGPTAARPFDLARRPLPAGAVTVDMHSHVAVPAAHDLVAPVLDRSTIPLLHFSTPDTAAINMRQDGERRPLMLDPEKRLSEMDRFGLAHQVIMPTPFQCYYSLPDRALAREATRMVNEGVAAFRDAAPERFTALGGVVMSDPEAATAELEFVMRDRGFRGVQILTSVNGLELSDPLFEPFWAAAERLGAVVLIHPNGFTQGERLSRYYFNNVIGNPLDTTVALHYLIFDGVLERYPGLKLVAVHGGGYLPAYSGRMDHAWGARADVHGDLPHPPTSYLRKVFFDSVVFTAEQLEALVRIVGHGQVMMGTDYPYDMAEYDPVGHVLSSNLDTAATTAILGGNARRLFDIG; from the coding sequence ATGACACACGACTTGCCTCGCCTCGAGCCGGGCACAAACCGGTATGGGCCGACAGCCGCGCGCCCCTTCGACCTTGCGCGACGTCCCTTGCCGGCCGGCGCCGTCACGGTCGACATGCACAGCCATGTCGCCGTGCCGGCTGCGCACGACCTCGTCGCGCCCGTGCTGGACAGGTCGACGATTCCGCTGCTTCACTTCTCGACCCCCGACACGGCGGCGATCAACATGAGGCAGGATGGCGAGCGCCGCCCCCTGATGCTCGATCCGGAAAAGCGCCTCTCCGAGATGGACCGCTTCGGCCTGGCCCATCAGGTCATCATGCCGACGCCCTTCCAGTGCTATTACAGCCTGCCGGACCGCGCCCTCGCGCGGGAGGCGACGCGCATGGTCAACGAGGGCGTTGCCGCCTTCCGCGATGCCGCGCCGGAGCGGTTCACGGCGCTTGGCGGGGTGGTCATGTCCGATCCGGAAGCGGCGACTGCCGAACTGGAATTCGTTATGCGCGACAGGGGCTTCCGCGGCGTGCAGATCCTGACCAGCGTCAACGGGCTCGAGCTTTCGGATCCCCTGTTCGAACCCTTCTGGGCCGCGGCGGAACGGCTGGGCGCAGTCGTGCTGATCCACCCCAACGGCTTCACGCAGGGCGAGCGGCTTTCGCGCTACTACTTCAACAATGTCATCGGCAATCCGCTCGATACGACGGTGGCGCTCCACTACCTGATCTTCGACGGCGTTTTGGAGAGATATCCCGGGCTGAAGCTCGTTGCGGTTCACGGCGGCGGATACCTGCCGGCCTATAGCGGGCGCATGGATCACGCCTGGGGCGCGCGGGCCGATGTCCATGGCGACCTTCCGCATCCGCCGACGTCGTATCTTCGCAAGGTGTTCTTCGACAGCGTCGTCTTCACGGCCGAGCAGCTCGAGGCGCTGGTGCGGATCGTCGGGCACGGGCAGGTCATGATGGGAACTGACTATCCCTACGACATGGCCGAATACGATCCGGTCGGGCACGTCCTGTCCTCGAACCTCGACACCGCCGCCACGACCGCCATCCTCGGCGGCAATGCGCGCCGCCTCTTCGATATCGGCTGA